A single Cryptococcus deuterogattii R265 chromosome 2, complete sequence DNA region contains:
- a CDS encoding HAD hydrolase family IIID: protein MSPDDEPPRRSLSCNEPHFQSDAAVAAGNDHLSATQPHKALGNHSMVDGEETTSVEGQQEQSNENDEGSITTTSSPVQQVDHQGEGEGGGDDLVDSDDVNMEDDGSLEVSAVPLAEEVDEEWWDLKMQWGGKVYDIRVGGNDMVYDFRERIASLTSVPPDAQKLIGLSSAVKGKLNASHDAMRFAHLGVKNGGKFVLVGTKVEERFIDPIKALREGEGAGEDEFDVDYKGKGPGNDPRNKRKIQEIIDKVPITVMNAPREGKKLLVLDLDYTIVDTKPLLNGALPSSECARPGLHDFLKLVYPHYDIVIWSQTSWRWLETKLVELDLISDSREYKISFVIDRSCMFPVFSQRNGQLYKHEVKPLAYLWASFPQWSAKNTIHVDDLSRNFALNPGEGLKIRAFNKAGSPDGQRDRELIKLGTYLLGIAASEKDFTTVNHKYWSGRGRRGRH from the exons ATGTCCCCCGACGATGAACCGCCGCGTCGGTCACTATCGTGTAACGAGCCCCACTTCCAATCAGATGCAGCCGTCGCCGCAGGCAACGACCATCTCTCCGCTACTCAACCGCACAAGGCACTCGGGAATCATAGTATggtggatggagaggagacGACAAGTGTTGAAGGACAACAAGAGCAAAGTAACGAAAATGATGAGGGCTCTATAACAaccacatcttctccagTACAACAGGTTGACCAccaaggggaaggggaaggtgGTGGCGACGACTTGGTCGATTCCGACGATGTGAATATGGAAGACGACGGATCGTTAGAGGTTTCCGCTGTGCCTCTGGCCGAAGAGGTAGACGAAGAATGGTGGGATTTGAAAATGCAGTGGGGCGGGAAAGTGTACGATATTCGCGTCGGTGGGAATGACAT GGTTTATGATTTCCGCGAAAGGATCGCTTCCCTCACGTCCGTCCCCCCCGACGCCCAGAAACTCATCGGTCTTTCGTCGGCTGTCAAGGGTAAACTCAATGCCTCACACGATGCCATGCGGTTCGCCCATCTAGGCGTTAAGAATGGCGGTAAATTCGTTTTGGTAGGGacaaaagtggaagaacGGTTTATCGATCCTATAAAGGCATTGCGGGAAGGCGAGGGTgcaggggaagatgagtttGATGTGGATTATAAAGGTAAAGGTCCAGGGAATGATCCAAGGAATAAAAGAAAGATACAAGAGATTATTGATAAAGTGCCGATTACG GTGATGAATGCTccgagagaaggaaagaaactCCTTGTACTCGACTTGGACTATA CAATCGTAGACACAAAACCTCTTTTAAACGGCgcccttccatcctcgGAATGTGCACGCCCAGGATTACATGACTTTCTCAAACT CGTTTATCCACATTACGATATTGTTATATGGTCGCAGACGTCTTGGCGATGGCTAGAAACCAAATTAGTAGAGTTGGACCTGATCAGTGATTCAAGAGAGTATAAGATTTCATTTGTAATAGATCGCAGTTGCATGTTTCCC GTATTTTCTCAACGAAACGGCCAGCTGTACAAGCATGAAGTCAAACCTTTGGCATATTTATGGGCATCGTTCCCTCAGTGGTCAGCCAAGAAC ACTATACATGTCGATGACCTTTCTAGAAATTTTGCACTAAATCCCGGAGAGGGGTTAAAG ATTCGAGCATTTAACAAGGCCGGTTCCCCTGATGGCCAGAGAGATAGAGAATTAATAAAGCTTGGGACATAT TTGTTAGGGATTGCTGCATCGGAGAAGGATTTCACAACGGTGAACCACAAG TACTggagtggaaggggaaggagaggacgGCACTAA